The following coding sequences are from one Synergistaceae bacterium window:
- a CDS encoding FAD-dependent thymidylate synthase, giving the protein MTIDVKLLTFTPDAAKVVAAAAKLCYSSSGAADLFNELDNNKIESFLKKLNESGHMSPFEHVSFTFAVEGISRVATHQLVRHRLASYSQQSQRYVEMSSRECIMPPAIQNNTDAKSIFKKQVASAWDCYEKLLSIGITKEDARFILPHGAETRIVISMNARELHHFFSIRLCKRSQWEIRELARQMYVLVREASPELFKLGGPSCIVYGQCKEVHPCGDPYKDMESMLIK; this is encoded by the coding sequence ATGACAATTGATGTGAAGCTTCTCACTTTTACTCCTGATGCCGCAAAAGTTGTGGCTGCAGCAGCGAAGCTGTGCTATAGTTCTTCAGGAGCAGCCGACTTATTTAATGAACTAGATAATAATAAAATAGAATCTTTTTTAAAGAAGCTCAACGAATCAGGGCATATGTCTCCATTCGAGCACGTTTCTTTTACATTTGCCGTGGAGGGTATCAGTAGAGTTGCAACACATCAGCTTGTGAGACATAGGCTTGCAAGCTATTCTCAACAAAGCCAAAGATATGTCGAGATGTCTTCCCGCGAGTGCATTATGCCCCCAGCAATACAAAACAATACTGATGCAAAATCAATATTTAAAAAACAAGTTGCTTCTGCTTGGGATTGTTATGAAAAACTTTTATCAATAGGAATAACAAAAGAGGATGCAAGGTTTATTTTGCCACATGGAGCAGAGACAAGAATTGTAATTTCAATGAATGCGAGAGAGTTGCATCATTTTTTCTCTATACGACTTTGTAAAAGATCACAGTGGGAAATAAGGGAATTAGCTCGGCAAATGTATGTTTTGGTAAGAGAGGCTTCTCCTGAACTTTTTAAGTTGGGAGGACCATCTTGTATTGTGTATGGACAATGTAAAGAGGTTCACCCGTGTGGAGATCCTTATAAAGATATGGAAAGTATGTTAATAAAATGA
- the prfA gene encoding peptide chain release factor 1, with translation MDFIAKLQEIEENFKELELKMGDSETANNPKEMESLARKHSKMAPIVEALAEYEAVIQGIADAKEMLTSEDKDFAELAKEELAMLEKQIPELEQHIQILLIPEDANDEKNVIIEIRAGAGGEEAALFAAVLYRMYAHFAERQNWKTEIISQNETGIGGFKEIVFSVYGMGAYSMLKFESGVHRVQRVPETESSGRVHTSTATVAVLPEAEAVDIDIRPEDLKIDTYRASGAGGQHVNMTDSAVRITHLPSGIVCTCQDERSQIKNRAKAMQLLRTKLYDAELQKQNEKMAADRKGQVGTGDRSERIRTYNFPQNRISDHRINLTLHKLEQILDGDMYELITFLTEADQAEKLKALSV, from the coding sequence ATGGATTTCATAGCTAAATTGCAAGAAATAGAAGAAAACTTTAAAGAATTAGAATTAAAAATGGGGGATTCGGAAACTGCGAATAATCCAAAAGAAATGGAGTCATTAGCTCGCAAACATTCAAAAATGGCTCCTATTGTAGAAGCTTTGGCCGAATATGAAGCTGTGATACAAGGAATAGCCGATGCAAAAGAGATGCTGACAAGTGAAGACAAAGATTTTGCTGAACTTGCGAAGGAAGAGCTTGCTATGCTTGAAAAACAAATACCTGAATTAGAACAACATATTCAGATTTTGCTTATTCCTGAAGACGCAAATGACGAGAAAAACGTAATTATTGAGATAAGAGCCGGTGCAGGAGGAGAAGAAGCTGCCCTTTTTGCAGCGGTGTTATATAGAATGTACGCTCATTTTGCTGAAAGACAAAACTGGAAAACAGAGATTATATCTCAAAATGAGACTGGCATTGGGGGCTTTAAAGAAATCGTATTTAGCGTTTATGGCATGGGAGCTTATAGTATGCTGAAGTTTGAAAGTGGTGTTCATAGAGTTCAGCGTGTTCCTGAGACAGAATCAAGTGGCAGGGTACATACGTCGACAGCAACGGTTGCAGTTTTACCTGAGGCTGAAGCTGTTGATATAGATATAAGACCAGAAGACTTAAAAATAGATACATATCGTGCCAGTGGAGCGGGTGGACAGCATGTTAATATGACAGATTCAGCCGTAAGGATAACACATCTACCATCCGGTATAGTATGTACTTGTCAAGATGAGCGTTCACAGATAAAAAATCGTGCGAAAGCAATGCAACTATTGAGAACGAAACTTTACGATGCAGAATTACAGAAGCAAAACGAGAAAATGGCTGCAGATCGTAAGGGACAGGTAGGCACAGGAGATAGATCCGAACGAATTCGGACATACAACTTCCCACAAAATAGGATATCAGATCATAGAATTAACCTTACTCTTCACAAGCTTGAGCAAATTTTAGACGGAGATATGTATGAGCTAATAACTTTTCTAACAGAAGCAGATCAGGCAGAAAAGTTAAAGGCTTTATCAGTGTAA
- the prmC gene encoding peptide chain release factor N(5)-glutamine methyltransferase has protein sequence MKIISIRETLINCFLKAGIERPNYTADIIISNVLSISRAKLITKMQDELSEQNIKNIFLMSEERLQKRPLSYILGESEFYGRIFKVGEGCFIPRPETELLIEALLSLAPNAELFADWCTGSACIGITLLLENPKYKGYGIDSSDAALKWAQKNANLYSLNERITFICEQSPSKCTIKENSLDFIISNPPYIPTSKIEGLMKDVRDYEPREALDGGEEGIDVLLKIVNNAPRLLKPAGYIALETDGDEQIEKIIECISADFKIIKKIYDYNNIMRHLVCQLK, from the coding sequence TTGAAAATAATAAGTATAAGAGAAACACTAATTAATTGTTTTTTAAAAGCGGGCATAGAAAGACCTAATTATACGGCAGATATAATTATATCTAATGTGTTATCAATATCAAGAGCGAAGCTTATAACAAAAATGCAAGATGAGTTGTCAGAACAGAACATTAAAAATATATTTTTAATGTCAGAAGAAAGATTACAGAAAAGACCATTATCATATATTTTAGGTGAGTCAGAGTTTTACGGAAGGATATTTAAGGTCGGTGAAGGGTGTTTCATCCCTCGTCCAGAGACGGAGTTGCTTATTGAAGCATTGTTGTCTTTGGCTCCTAATGCGGAGCTATTTGCTGATTGGTGTACAGGAAGTGCTTGTATTGGGATTACTCTATTATTAGAAAATCCAAAATATAAGGGATACGGAATAGATTCTTCTGATGCAGCATTAAAGTGGGCACAAAAAAATGCAAACTTATACTCTTTAAATGAAAGAATTACTTTTATTTGTGAGCAATCACCTTCAAAGTGTACAATTAAAGAAAACTCTTTAGACTTTATTATTTCGAATCCTCCATATATTCCGACATCAAAAATAGAAGGTCTTATGAAAGATGTTAGGGATTACGAGCCGAGAGAAGCGTTAGACGGAGGGGAGGAGGGCATAGATGTACTACTAAAAATAGTTAATAATGCTCCTAGATTGTTAAAACCTGCTGGTTACATAGCTCTTGAAACTGATGGAGATGAACAAATAGAAAAAATTATTGAGTGTATCTCTGCAGATTTTAAAATAATAAAAAAAATTTATGATTATAACAACATAATGCGGCATCTTGTATGTCAGTTAAAGTAG
- a CDS encoding dicarboxylate/amino acid:cation symporter, with product MSLIGKITIGFIIGIVLGFIIGPIAPKYTLISAYILPILDLIGRIFIALLKMLIVPLVFTSIIMGAASVGDPKALGRIGIKTLILYSVTTCIAIIFGLLLANLVQPGIGLSLEGAAGEAKAAMSMFEVIENIFPANPLEALVSGKMLQVIVFALFLGIAASLIGKKGQSFLEVNESIAETMYKITNIVMQTAPLGVFALIATTAAKYGPAVLAPFAKVIFAVYLGCFLHAIIAYSGLVVLFTKKSPIWFFGGIKETMLAAFVTRSSSAVLPISLKNAQENLKISERVSSFVLPLGATINMDGTALYQGVCALFIAQAFGIHLDLAAQVTIVLTATLASIGTAGVPGAGLIMLSMVLASVGLPIEGIGLVAGIDPVLDMARTCINVTGDISVASVVAKSEGEVL from the coding sequence ATGTCTCTTATCGGGAAAATAACGATAGGATTCATAATCGGTATCGTGCTAGGATTTATAATTGGTCCCATTGCTCCAAAATACACATTAATTTCGGCCTATATTTTGCCAATTCTAGATTTAATAGGAAGAATTTTTATTGCATTGCTGAAAATGCTCATTGTGCCCCTAGTATTTACAAGCATTATTATGGGAGCAGCTTCTGTTGGTGATCCTAAAGCGTTAGGGCGCATTGGCATTAAAACTCTTATTTTATACTCAGTCACAACCTGTATTGCAATAATTTTTGGTCTGCTGCTTGCCAATCTTGTTCAGCCCGGAATCGGACTTTCTTTGGAAGGAGCCGCTGGTGAAGCTAAAGCTGCAATGAGTATGTTTGAAGTAATAGAGAATATCTTCCCAGCTAACCCACTTGAAGCATTAGTATCTGGAAAAATGTTACAGGTCATTGTATTTGCTCTTTTCCTAGGAATTGCTGCCTCTCTAATTGGCAAAAAGGGGCAAAGCTTTCTTGAGGTAAATGAGTCTATCGCTGAAACTATGTATAAAATTACTAATATTGTTATGCAAACGGCACCACTTGGTGTTTTCGCACTTATTGCAACAACTGCGGCTAAGTACGGCCCTGCCGTGTTGGCTCCTTTCGCTAAAGTTATTTTTGCTGTGTACTTGGGATGTTTTTTACATGCGATAATAGCATATTCAGGCTTAGTTGTTCTATTTACAAAAAAATCCCCGATCTGGTTTTTTGGCGGCATAAAAGAAACCATGTTAGCTGCATTTGTTACTCGCTCCAGTTCTGCGGTCTTACCTATATCGTTGAAAAATGCACAGGAGAACCTTAAGATATCAGAACGAGTCTCTTCTTTTGTGTTACCCTTGGGGGCGACAATCAACATGGATGGAACTGCACTTTACCAGGGTGTTTGTGCCTTGTTTATAGCACAAGCTTTCGGTATACACCTTGATTTAGCTGCACAAGTTACTATCGTACTAACAGCAACCCTTGCCTCCATTGGAACAGCCGGTGTTCCCGGAGCCGGTCTCATAATGCTATCTATGGTTCTGGCATCTGTAGGCCTTCCTATTGAAGGGATTGGATTAGTTGCTGGAATAGACCCAGTTCTAGATATGGCAAGAACGTGTATAAATGTAACTGGAGATATCAGCGTTGCGTCAGTGGTAGCAAAATCTGAAGGCGAAGTACTATAG
- a CDS encoding glutamine--tRNA ligase/YqeY domain fusion protein, whose amino-acid sequence MSDKEKNNNFLEEIIEKDLESGVTKSLITRFPPEPNGYLHIGHAKSICLNFGLAETFNGKCNWRFDDTNPVKEEGEFVESIIQDVKWLGFEWDKLCFASDYFDQFYEWAIELIKAGKAYVDDQTGDEIKENRGTLTKGGVDSPYRSRSIEENLLLFERMKNGDFDEGSCVLRAKIDMSSSNLNMRDPVMYRILKSDHLRTGNKWCIYPMYDFAHGYEDAIEGITHSICTLEFQDHMPLYNWFIENVGVPSVPRQFEFARLNLTYTLMSKRKLSELVTRKIVNGWDDPRMPTISGFRARGYTPSSIRRFCNEIGVAKSESLIDVDFLQHCIREELNKESDRCMAVLQPLKVVLTNWPENFIDTVEAENNPENHMAGSREIKIGKIIYIEQSDFMESPVKNFFRLSPGKEVRLKHAYLISCHDVIKDESGKIIELHCTVDMESRGGAAPDGRRVRGTLHWVWEGNAVRSKVNLYDHLFTLRDMSMVEEGKDLSYYLNPNSLVVLENVLVEPCLANAVPFERFQFLRQGYFCADKTTTKEAPVFNLTVALKDSWKKEQNK is encoded by the coding sequence ATGTCAGATAAAGAAAAAAACAATAATTTTTTGGAAGAAATAATCGAAAAAGATTTAGAAAGTGGTGTAACTAAATCACTAATAACTCGATTCCCCCCAGAACCAAATGGTTATTTACACATCGGACATGCGAAATCTATTTGTTTAAACTTCGGGTTGGCTGAAACATTTAATGGTAAATGCAACTGGAGATTTGATGATACGAATCCCGTAAAAGAGGAAGGCGAGTTCGTAGAATCTATAATACAAGATGTAAAGTGGCTGGGTTTTGAATGGGATAAGCTTTGTTTTGCTTCTGATTATTTCGACCAATTTTATGAATGGGCAATAGAGCTTATCAAAGCTGGTAAAGCCTATGTAGACGATCAAACTGGCGATGAAATTAAAGAAAATAGAGGTACGTTAACAAAGGGTGGGGTTGATTCTCCATATCGTTCTAGAAGCATAGAAGAAAATCTATTGCTATTCGAGCGAATGAAAAATGGTGATTTTGATGAAGGTTCCTGTGTACTAAGAGCAAAAATAGATATGTCTAGTAGTAACTTAAATATGAGAGATCCGGTTATGTATCGAATTTTAAAGAGTGACCATCTTAGAACTGGTAATAAATGGTGTATATATCCAATGTATGACTTCGCACACGGATACGAAGATGCAATAGAGGGCATTACTCACTCTATTTGCACCTTAGAATTTCAAGACCATATGCCGCTTTATAATTGGTTTATAGAAAACGTTGGCGTGCCAAGTGTCCCTCGCCAGTTTGAATTTGCTCGTTTGAATTTAACTTATACACTAATGAGCAAAAGGAAATTATCAGAACTGGTTACAAGGAAAATTGTAAATGGATGGGATGACCCGAGAATGCCAACCATCTCAGGATTTAGGGCTAGGGGGTATACTCCCTCTTCCATTAGGAGATTTTGCAATGAGATAGGGGTTGCAAAATCAGAGAGCTTAATAGACGTTGACTTTCTACAACACTGTATAAGAGAAGAGCTGAATAAAGAGTCTGATAGATGCATGGCTGTCCTTCAACCACTGAAAGTGGTTCTCACAAACTGGCCCGAAAATTTTATAGATACCGTTGAAGCAGAAAATAATCCTGAAAATCATATGGCTGGCAGCAGAGAAATTAAAATAGGTAAAATAATTTATATAGAACAGTCAGATTTTATGGAATCCCCAGTTAAAAACTTTTTTAGACTTTCTCCTGGGAAAGAAGTGAGACTAAAACATGCTTATTTAATAAGTTGTCACGATGTTATAAAAGATGAATCTGGCAAAATAATAGAACTACATTGTACGGTGGATATGGAGAGTCGTGGAGGAGCCGCCCCAGATGGACGGAGGGTTAGAGGTACTCTACATTGGGTTTGGGAAGGTAATGCTGTAAGGTCAAAAGTAAATTTATATGATCACCTCTTTACACTTCGTGATATGAGTATGGTTGAAGAAGGGAAAGATCTTTCGTATTATCTAAATCCAAACTCTCTTGTAGTGCTGGAAAACGTTTTGGTTGAGCCTTGTTTGGCCAATGCTGTCCCCTTCGAAAGATTCCAATTTTTACGACAAGGTTATTTTTGTGCGGATAAGACAACAACAAAAGAAGCTCCAGTATTTAATTTAACTGTTGCTCTAAAAGATTCTTGGAAAAAAGAACAAAATAAGTAA
- the polA gene encoding DNA polymerase I, producing the protein MIEDTPRMLLIDGHGLVYRGYYALPDTLTAPDGVPTNAIVGFTNMLLKCVKDINPNYIGIFFDPKGPTRRHELYKEYKDGRKPTPDKLKVQIPLIIEICTAMGFPVFVRDNIEADDYIVSTAKAASESGIQVTILTADKDLFQIISKDIQIMRPIKGVSKFKIYDKFYFCDEFGFTPEKMSDYLALVGDSADNIIGVKGIGEKGAKDLIAQFSGLDEIYANLDSIPKARRTKLELGKEMAYISKSLIIPIETDSVPLDELNKRNVDFSLLKEITQRLGLKRLYDNLKESKKPNGPVKKIKETIEANQTKESFCSSIFLNNVVPEEIELTEMLKKHKLALAECVKDGVKALVLADGNGKISYVRYNNNEELNYYTEWTKNVAAILYGYKKMLEKDSFPLPKLERIEDVEIVHYVLHPDRAGVGIEETIKTKMPQGAELANSLFKLWNAFNSEIEEHHPKIKKIIAEIDLPLCPVLADLHKNGILVDVKKLNQLKFDLENEIKIIEDSIAEVSPEKINLNSPKQVATLLFEKLKLPPIKKTATGFSTDMTVLEELSRLPEPYSYVPTKLIKYREKSKIYSGFVEPFLKLAEEGDSKIHSIFDHLSTGTGRLSSKDPNVQNLPQFGECAMKFRRCFVPDDGNIFVSADYSQIELRVLAHLSNEEKLLNSFSENKDIHLETASWIFSMLQEKITDEQRRFAKVVNFGLLYGMGSYGLAQRLGIGRPEASKIVERYFEALPKVKTYLNESIKISKEKSYTESIFNRIRPLDEVSTIGGRDKNSLNMVAINTPIQSSASDIAKLALIRFKKLTDTEFKGVKIILQVHDSIVCECKEEDADSVEKRLLEVMENISVLSIPLKAVPKRGHSLAEV; encoded by the coding sequence ATGATAGAAGACACCCCTAGAATGCTTTTAATAGATGGACATGGCCTTGTTTACAGGGGATACTATGCACTGCCTGATACTTTAACAGCCCCAGACGGGGTACCAACAAATGCAATAGTTGGATTTACAAATATGTTATTAAAATGTGTTAAGGATATTAATCCGAATTATATAGGCATTTTCTTTGATCCAAAAGGGCCGACTCGTCGACATGAACTTTATAAAGAGTATAAGGATGGTAGGAAGCCTACCCCAGATAAACTAAAAGTTCAAATACCTCTTATAATTGAAATATGCACTGCGATGGGATTTCCTGTTTTTGTAAGAGACAATATTGAAGCAGATGATTATATCGTGTCCACTGCTAAAGCGGCCTCAGAGAGTGGAATTCAAGTTACAATTCTAACAGCAGACAAAGATTTATTCCAAATCATATCGAAAGATATACAAATAATGCGTCCTATAAAAGGGGTTTCAAAATTTAAAATTTACGATAAGTTTTATTTTTGCGATGAGTTTGGGTTTACACCCGAGAAAATGTCAGACTACTTGGCACTAGTTGGAGACAGTGCTGATAATATTATTGGGGTAAAGGGCATCGGAGAAAAAGGAGCAAAAGACTTAATTGCACAGTTTAGTGGGTTAGATGAGATATACGCTAATTTAGACAGTATCCCAAAGGCAAGAAGAACAAAGCTTGAATTGGGTAAAGAAATGGCCTATATCAGTAAAAGCCTGATAATACCAATAGAGACAGATAGTGTGCCTTTGGATGAGTTAAATAAACGAAACGTTGATTTTTCTTTGCTTAAAGAAATAACTCAAAGGTTAGGATTAAAAAGGCTATATGATAATTTGAAAGAAAGTAAAAAGCCTAACGGGCCTGTGAAAAAAATAAAAGAAACAATTGAAGCAAATCAAACAAAAGAATCATTTTGCAGTAGTATTTTTCTGAATAATGTTGTGCCGGAAGAGATAGAATTAACAGAAATGTTAAAAAAACATAAGTTAGCTCTTGCAGAGTGTGTTAAAGATGGTGTAAAAGCCCTTGTTCTTGCTGATGGAAATGGGAAAATATCATATGTGCGTTATAACAATAATGAAGAGTTAAATTATTATACAGAGTGGACAAAAAACGTGGCAGCTATTTTATACGGATATAAAAAAATGTTAGAGAAAGATTCTTTCCCTCTTCCTAAATTAGAAAGAATCGAAGATGTGGAAATAGTGCACTATGTATTGCATCCCGACAGGGCAGGGGTAGGGATAGAAGAAACAATAAAAACAAAAATGCCCCAGGGTGCAGAATTAGCTAACTCTCTTTTCAAACTATGGAACGCTTTCAATTCTGAGATAGAAGAGCATCATCCTAAAATAAAAAAGATTATAGCTGAGATAGATCTGCCTCTTTGTCCTGTTTTAGCAGACTTACATAAAAACGGAATTTTAGTAGATGTAAAAAAACTGAATCAATTAAAATTTGACCTAGAAAACGAAATAAAAATAATAGAGGACAGTATCGCTGAAGTGTCTCCAGAAAAAATAAATTTAAATTCACCCAAACAGGTGGCTACGCTATTATTTGAAAAACTGAAATTGCCTCCTATTAAAAAAACGGCAACAGGATTCTCTACAGATATGACAGTTTTAGAAGAACTGTCACGTTTGCCTGAGCCTTATTCTTATGTCCCTACAAAACTAATAAAGTATAGAGAGAAATCGAAAATATATTCTGGTTTCGTAGAGCCATTTTTGAAATTAGCAGAAGAGGGTGATTCTAAAATTCACTCGATTTTTGATCACCTATCAACTGGCACAGGGCGCCTTTCCAGTAAAGATCCGAATGTACAAAATTTGCCCCAATTTGGCGAATGTGCAATGAAATTTAGAAGATGCTTTGTACCTGATGATGGAAATATTTTTGTTTCAGCTGACTATTCTCAAATAGAGCTTAGAGTTCTAGCACATTTGTCAAATGAGGAAAAACTTCTAAATTCATTCTCTGAAAACAAAGATATCCACTTGGAAACAGCATCATGGATTTTTTCGATGCTACAAGAAAAAATAACTGATGAACAAAGACGATTTGCAAAAGTAGTTAACTTTGGATTGCTGTATGGAATGGGTTCTTATGGGCTGGCTCAAAGACTTGGTATAGGAAGGCCTGAAGCTTCAAAAATAGTTGAAAGGTATTTCGAGGCCTTACCAAAGGTAAAAACGTATTTAAATGAGAGCATTAAAATATCAAAAGAAAAAAGTTATACGGAATCAATATTTAATAGGATTAGGCCTTTAGACGAGGTATCAACAATAGGAGGTAGGGATAAAAATTCGTTAAATATGGTCGCAATTAATACCCCTATACAAAGCTCTGCTTCTGACATAGCAAAGTTGGCTTTGATAAGATTTAAAAAGTTAACAGATACCGAATTTAAAGGAGTAAAAATTATTTTACAGGTACATGATTCTATTGTTTGTGAGTGCAAAGAAGAAGATGCAGATAGTGTAGAGAAAAGACTTCTTGAAGTAATGGAAAATATAAGTGTCTTGTCAATCCCATTAAAAGCAGTTCCAAAAAGAGGACATTCTTTAGCAGAAGTATAA
- a CDS encoding DUF1385 domain-containing protein — protein MIFRIKALINMLLNIALKKDVGGQAVIEGVLMKGPSHWGLALREPTGNVWKKSWKCSDWYKKGVWKLPIFRGFASMVEMLRVGMKALSISADVNLGEKEELSPFEMVVAILFALVAVLIFFVALPMYASEYMTSQFLFSNFTKNILEGLLRGIIFIGYIAIIGIWKDMRQVFCYHGAEHKAINAFEAGADLVPIVVEKYSRIHRRCGTSFLIVVIFISIVIFSFIGEISFVWRVLSRVLLLPLVIGISYEFIKSASKSETWGSFCIMPALSLQYITTREPTLEQIEIALVALDLALNSKSELLMKGINGITDGFHS, from the coding sequence ATGATTTTTCGAATCAAAGCTCTTATAAACATGCTTCTAAATATTGCTTTAAAAAAAGATGTTGGAGGACAAGCAGTGATAGAAGGGGTTCTTATGAAGGGGCCTTCACATTGGGGGTTGGCATTAAGAGAACCAACTGGGAATGTATGGAAAAAATCATGGAAATGTTCTGATTGGTATAAAAAGGGAGTTTGGAAATTACCTATATTCCGAGGTTTTGCAAGCATGGTTGAAATGCTGCGAGTAGGAATGAAAGCTCTTTCTATTTCAGCAGACGTAAATTTGGGAGAAAAAGAGGAACTATCGCCTTTTGAGATGGTAGTGGCAATTCTTTTTGCACTTGTAGCCGTATTGATCTTTTTTGTGGCATTACCAATGTACGCTTCTGAATATATGACTTCACAGTTTTTATTCTCTAATTTTACTAAGAATATACTTGAAGGACTTTTACGTGGAATTATTTTTATAGGTTATATCGCAATTATCGGTATTTGGAAAGATATGAGGCAAGTTTTTTGTTATCACGGAGCTGAACATAAAGCAATAAATGCTTTTGAAGCAGGAGCTGACCTTGTGCCTATTGTGGTTGAAAAATACTCAAGAATACATAGACGATGCGGCACTTCTTTTCTAATTGTAGTTATATTTATAAGTATTGTAATATTTTCTTTTATAGGTGAAATTTCATTCGTTTGGCGTGTATTAAGTAGAGTTTTACTCCTTCCGCTAGTTATCGGGATTTCTTATGAATTTATAAAATCAGCTTCAAAATCAGAAACATGGGGCAGTTTTTGCATCATGCCTGCACTCTCACTTCAGTATATAACGACTAGAGAACCAACGCTTGAACAAATTGAGATAGCTCTTGTTGCTCTTGATTTGGCATTGAATTCTAAAAGTGAACTTTTAATGAAAGGTATAAATGGTATAACAGATGGATTTCATAGCTAA
- the rpmE gene encoding 50S ribosomal protein L31 translates to MKKDIDPKYEDCKVVCACGNTFETKSTTGDMRVSICNECHPFYTGKKGRVIEEGRLEKFRQKYAGMNYGQKKVEENTAAE, encoded by the coding sequence TTGAAGAAAGATATTGATCCGAAATATGAAGATTGCAAGGTGGTTTGTGCTTGTGGAAATACATTTGAAACTAAGTCAACTACCGGTGATATGAGAGTTTCAATTTGCAATGAATGTCACCCCTTTTATACGGGGAAAAAGGGAAGAGTAATTGAAGAGGGACGTCTTGAGAAATTCCGCCAGAAATATGCCGGAATGAATTACGGGCAAAAAAAAGTAGAAGAAAACACCGCAGCTGAATAG
- the gltX gene encoding glutamate--tRNA ligase, producing MSEKVRVRFAPSPTGALHIGGAHTALFNWLWARHTEGTFVLRIEDTDIERSTAEFEQSIMDGLDWLGLSWDEGPNKGGDFGPYRQSERKDLYLKYAEQLLNTGQAYKKDEAIFFKVPSNKKVILNDMVYGTINVMSEKTSVNQDGSIKDIVIIKRDGLPTYNFAVVIDDYTMNINTVIRGEDHLINTPKQILIYEALGFETPIFAHLPMILGKNKKKLSKREGATSVFEYKDLGYLPDGVFNFLALLGWSPKNDQEIFTRQEAINKFDLSNITKKPAVLNIDKLKHINQEQIKIMKPNELLETIKPFWIELGLNISNLSDKYLSDVLQTMGGRGQTTIELAEYSDYFISFDVVKRRYNAAEITEEHRQLLKAFFNNLFSLEKWTYEELHNYTTNWVNENNSSMKEVANPLRWALTGRKVSPGIFEVAEQLGKEECKIRLKYYNFIN from the coding sequence ATGTCAGAAAAAGTAAGAGTTAGATTTGCCCCTAGCCCTACCGGTGCTTTGCATATTGGTGGAGCACACACAGCGCTTTTTAATTGGCTTTGGGCCAGACACACAGAAGGAACCTTTGTATTGCGCATAGAAGACACCGATATAGAGCGTTCAACAGCAGAATTTGAACAGTCTATTATGGACGGGTTGGATTGGCTAGGACTATCCTGGGATGAAGGGCCTAATAAAGGCGGAGATTTTGGTCCTTATAGGCAATCAGAAAGAAAAGATCTTTATTTAAAATATGCAGAACAACTACTCAACACCGGACAAGCATATAAAAAAGATGAGGCTATATTTTTTAAAGTCCCTAGCAACAAAAAGGTTATTTTGAACGATATGGTTTATGGAACTATAAACGTCATGAGTGAGAAAACTTCTGTTAATCAAGATGGTTCAATAAAAGATATAGTAATTATTAAAAGAGATGGATTACCAACCTATAACTTCGCGGTAGTGATTGATGACTACACAATGAATATAAATACTGTAATTAGAGGAGAAGACCATCTCATAAATACTCCAAAACAAATTCTTATTTATGAAGCATTAGGCTTTGAAACTCCCATTTTTGCTCATCTTCCAATGATTTTAGGTAAAAATAAGAAAAAACTTTCCAAAAGAGAGGGAGCAACAAGTGTTTTTGAATATAAAGATTTAGGATATTTGCCTGATGGTGTTTTTAATTTCCTTGCCTTGCTTGGATGGTCTCCTAAAAATGATCAAGAAATATTTACGAGGCAAGAAGCAATAAATAAGTTTGACCTATCAAATATAACCAAAAAACCAGCTGTTCTAAATATTGATAAGCTAAAACATATTAATCAAGAACAAATAAAAATAATGAAACCAAATGAACTTCTAGAAACAATAAAACCTTTCTGGATTGAATTAGGACTGAATATTTCTAACCTGTCTGACAAATACCTTTCTGATGTTTTACAAACAATGGGTGGACGCGGGCAAACTACTATTGAGTTAGCCGAATACAGTGACTATTTTATTTCTTTTGATGTCGTAAAAAGACGATACAATGCCGCTGAAATTACGGAGGAACACAGGCAGTTACTCAAGGCTTTTTTTAACAATCTTTTCTCCTTAGAAAAATGGACTTATGAAGAACTGCATAACTATACAACAAACTGGGTGAATGAAAATAATTCTAGTATGAAAGAAGTTGCTAATCCCTTACGTTGGGCCTTAACTGGACGCAAAGTAAGCCCTGGAATCTTTGAAGTTGCAGAGCAACTTGGGAAAGAAGAGTGTAAAATAAGATTAAAATATTATAATTTTATAAATTAG